The following are from one region of the Amia ocellicauda isolate fAmiCal2 chromosome 1, fAmiCal2.hap1, whole genome shotgun sequence genome:
- the LOC136759950 gene encoding trace amine-associated receptor 1-like — MSLSSGMSYNNSEFSRKQFCYESISGSCPKIIRPFSIQFSLYVFMALAILVTVCGNLLVITSIAHFKQLHTSTNYLILSLAVCDFLLGGFIMPCSTIRSVNGCWYLGDFLCKIHTSTDIMLSTASIFHLSFISIDRYFAVCKPLIYRTKITSLSITIMILGSWIVPGVFAYGMIFLELNIKGKEDYYKRHVHCIGGCPVFFSEASGVFASMISFFIPGFIMLGIYLKIYLVARQQARSIKDMTQYFESSEENKTGISRQRERKAAKTLGVVMGVFLICWTPFFVCNIMSPFIDYSFPPLLIDALVWFGYLNSAFNPIVYAFFYSWFKKALRITITGKIFRKYSCRTNLFS; from the coding sequence ATGAGTCTCTCAAGTGGAATGAGTTACAATAACAGTGAGTTTTCAAGGAAGCAGTTCTGTTATGAGTCCATAAGTGGATCTTGTCCAAAAATAATACGACCATTCAGCATTCAGTTCTCCTTGTACGTGTTCATGGCTCTTGCTATACTGGTTACAGTGTGTGGGAACCTTCTTGTCATCACTTCCATTGCACATTTTAAGCAACTGCATACCTCTACAAAttatctcattctctctctggCAGTATGTGACTTTCTTCTGGGAGGATTCATAATGCCTTGCAGCACAATAAGATCTGTTAATGGCTGTTGGTATCTTGGAGACTTTCTTTGCAAAATCCACACCAGCACTGACATAATGCTCAGCACAGCTTCCATTTTTCACCTCTCTTTCATCTCCATTGACCGCTACTTTGCAGTTTGTAAGCCACTGATATACAGGACGAAAATTACATCCTTATCCATCACCATCATGATACTTGGTAGCTGGATTGTACCTGGTGTTTTTGCATATGGAATGATTTTCTTAGAACTCAACATAAAAGGCAAGGAAGATTATTATAAAAGGCATGTTCATTGCATTGGAGGATGCCCTGTATTTTTCAGTGAAGCATCAGGAGTATTTGCCTCTATGATCTCTTTTTTTATTCCTGGCTTCATCATGTTGGGAATTTACCTGAAGATTTACTTGGTAGCCAGACAACAGGCCCGGTCAATTAAAGATATGACACAGTATTTTGAAAgttctgaagaaaacaaaactggaaTTTCAAGACAACGAGAAAGAAAAGCTGCAAAAACTTTAGGGGTTGTGATGGGTGTCTTTCTAATCTGctggacaccattttttgtGTGTAACATCATGAGTCCCTTTATTGATTACTCATTCCCACCATTGCTGATAGATGCTCTTGTTTGGTTTGGCTACTTAAACTCTGCTTTTAATCCCATAGTTTATGCATTTTTCTACAGCTGGTTCAAAAAAGCTCTGAGGATCACTATCACCGGTAAAATCTTTAGAAAATATTCCTGTCGAACAAACTTATTTTCATAA